A stretch of the Candidatus Zixiibacteriota bacterium genome encodes the following:
- a CDS encoding PorV/PorQ family protein, translating to MRLGTAGAQELLIPVGSRGTAMGGAVLSTTSGIEAMYWNPAGLASLEGTEAAFTYLPYIADIDVNFVGIAKGIEGFGTIGFGAKVVSVGDIEETTEDFPDGTGRVFSPTLSVLNVTYAREFTANVAFGVTAMFINEDIFNVKATGVAFDVGFIYKPRWYGLSVGLAVKNYGPEMAFDGIGFDRELNDRPARQVAAKFDLPSSINVGIGYDFLDDGKNLANLSGNFRSNNYSDDYWQGGAEYVYDGKYALRAGYNFSEQDSYIYGASFGAGLTVPLGGVDLTFEYSWNETEVFDDNQYFTLKANF from the coding sequence TTGAGATTAGGCACCGCTGGCGCCCAGGAGCTTCTGATTCCAGTTGGCTCCCGCGGCACCGCTATGGGTGGCGCCGTGCTTTCGACCACTTCCGGTATAGAAGCTATGTACTGGAACCCGGCGGGGCTCGCCTCGCTGGAAGGTACGGAAGCAGCATTCACATACCTGCCGTATATCGCTGATATCGATGTCAACTTCGTCGGTATCGCCAAAGGTATCGAAGGCTTTGGTACGATCGGATTCGGCGCCAAGGTCGTCTCCGTTGGTGATATCGAGGAAACCACCGAGGACTTCCCGGATGGCACGGGCCGCGTATTCAGCCCGACTCTGTCGGTGTTGAACGTGACCTATGCCCGTGAGTTCACGGCCAACGTCGCGTTCGGTGTGACGGCGATGTTCATCAACGAGGACATCTTCAATGTCAAAGCCACCGGCGTAGCTTTCGATGTGGGCTTCATCTACAAGCCGCGCTGGTACGGATTGTCGGTCGGTCTGGCAGTCAAGAACTATGGCCCTGAAATGGCGTTTGACGGCATCGGGTTCGATCGCGAGCTCAATGACCGTCCGGCAAGACAGGTTGCCGCCAAGTTCGATCTGCCCAGCTCGATCAACGTCGGTATCGGCTACGACTTCCTCGATGACGGCAAGAATCTGGCCAACCTCTCCGGTAACTTCCGGTCGAACAACTACTCGGATGATTACTGGCAGGGCGGTGCGGAATACGTCTATGACGGCAAGTACGCGCTGCGCGCCGGATACAACTTCTCCGAACAGGATTCGTACATTTACGGTGCGTCGTTCGGCGCCGGGTTGACGGTACCGCTTGGTGGCGTTGACCTGACATTCGAATACTCCTGGAACGAGACCGAAGTATTCGACGACAACCAGTACTTTACGTTGAAAGCCAACTTCTAA
- a CDS encoding TonB-dependent receptor yields MKLKLLCITCTLLLLLTGTVFSAVVGKITGVVTDAETQQPLVGVTVSVQGTTWGAITDPDGRYSILNVPVGDYTVVMTAVGYATVEISNVIVHADLAAYVNQAMTPQAAELGTVIEVRAEQQLVTRDKTTSVNIVRSEEIQAMPTRGFEQVVGIQNSVVRMNSNVDTRQRGGRESRAASPELNLRGGRPSEVAYYVDGFSQQDPLSGISTANVSNNAIKEVSVTSGAFSAEYGHVASGIVNVVTNSGSDEYHVAIEGVTDNFLDSDNKPVFDHNFYTGDVSGPIPGLKNGYFYLSGERRYQEDRTPSIKTKEIYEQFGWESRNTMPNNWLEGWSYQGKLDYNFSPTVKLTLNGNGSIDRWSEYSHFYNHPRFPDQVKHSPRYEDTNMGLNAKITHTLNANTFYNLSGSYFMTQRVRGDGVLFDNVEAYQRDYPNPEWDDFNLFAEGDSIFADDEFVTFLEHYVSGSILKRKSSYIGFKGDITSQISASQTLKFGFDFQRHTTRFYQNFDASVDYSTENVNRYGYDIFGNESDLEDWEIERILLNADGTTDTVYAFGAKHPINLGIYLTDRLDWRGLIVNAGLRFDYFDYKAKQTKNVTYPLDPTNAGDLLGSVIDPTDLKDSEKFTRVSPRLGVSFPVSDITQLHVNYGQFYQRPDLVRLFVGYDFFGARIGAGSYYAQPNPNLKPEKIIQYEVGITHQLGEFTAFDLTAYYKDVQDLVQIFHQAPAFPFAYDYYGNTDYGTIKGVDFSVNMRRTRNIAMQLKYSLSYASGTGSYANSTFNIAWKNPGGTPKSTNPLDYDQRHSIIAMFDLRSMKGEGPLVGNIRPLENFGLNIVAQLASGLPYTPMEVYDAVSPNASVQQTPTGGINSARMPWTFVIDLKLERTFQVGNYQIRPYIWVKNLLDRENIVAVYEGTGEPNTSGYLESPEGVVRASDPEDGAEFAYRYDALQNNPKNWSNPRMVFAGLRLSF; encoded by the coding sequence ATGAAGCTAAAACTCTTGTGTATCACGTGTACCCTGCTGCTTCTATTAACAGGTACTGTTTTTAGTGCAGTAGTAGGTAAGATTACAGGCGTGGTCACTGATGCTGAGACGCAGCAGCCGCTCGTAGGCGTGACCGTGTCGGTGCAGGGTACAACCTGGGGTGCAATAACTGACCCGGATGGTCGGTACTCCATCTTGAATGTTCCCGTCGGAGACTATACCGTGGTCATGACCGCCGTGGGATACGCAACGGTGGAAATCTCCAACGTGATTGTCCATGCTGATCTCGCCGCTTATGTTAATCAGGCTATGACGCCTCAAGCCGCGGAGCTTGGCACCGTGATTGAGGTGAGAGCCGAACAGCAGCTGGTTACTCGCGACAAAACGACCTCGGTCAATATCGTGCGGTCCGAAGAAATTCAGGCCATGCCGACCCGTGGTTTCGAACAGGTCGTGGGTATCCAAAACAGCGTAGTTCGCATGAATTCCAACGTTGACACCCGCCAGCGCGGCGGTCGTGAGTCCCGGGCGGCATCTCCCGAGCTCAACCTGCGCGGTGGTCGTCCCTCCGAAGTGGCGTACTATGTCGACGGTTTCTCACAGCAGGATCCGTTGTCCGGTATCTCAACCGCCAACGTCAGCAATAACGCCATTAAGGAAGTTTCTGTGACCTCCGGCGCGTTCTCGGCCGAGTATGGCCACGTGGCTTCCGGTATTGTCAACGTCGTTACCAACTCCGGTAGCGATGAATACCATGTCGCGATTGAGGGTGTCACTGACAACTTCCTCGACAGCGACAACAAGCCGGTATTCGACCACAATTTCTACACCGGCGACGTCAGCGGTCCTATCCCCGGACTGAAGAACGGATACTTCTATCTGTCCGGAGAGCGCCGTTATCAGGAAGACCGCACTCCCTCGATTAAGACCAAGGAGATTTATGAGCAGTTCGGCTGGGAATCGCGCAACACGATGCCCAACAACTGGCTCGAAGGCTGGTCGTATCAGGGTAAATTGGATTACAACTTCTCGCCTACTGTCAAGCTGACCCTGAACGGCAACGGGTCGATTGACAGATGGTCGGAATATAGCCACTTTTATAATCATCCGCGTTTCCCTGACCAGGTCAAGCACTCACCGCGCTACGAAGACACCAACATGGGCTTGAACGCCAAGATTACGCACACTCTGAACGCGAATACGTTTTATAACCTGAGCGGTTCTTACTTCATGACGCAAAGAGTGAGAGGCGACGGCGTTCTCTTTGACAATGTGGAGGCCTATCAGCGCGATTATCCCAACCCTGAATGGGATGATTTCAATCTGTTTGCCGAAGGCGACAGTATCTTTGCGGATGACGAGTTCGTTACGTTTTTGGAGCATTATGTCTCTGGCTCCATTCTCAAGCGTAAATCCTCGTACATCGGTTTCAAGGGAGACATCACCAGCCAGATCAGCGCCAGCCAGACGCTGAAGTTTGGTTTTGACTTCCAGCGTCACACCACTCGGTTTTACCAGAACTTCGATGCTTCCGTGGATTACAGCACGGAGAACGTGAACCGTTATGGTTACGACATCTTCGGCAACGAGTCCGATCTCGAGGATTGGGAAATCGAGCGGATACTTTTGAATGCGGACGGAACCACTGATACGGTCTATGCGTTCGGTGCCAAGCACCCCATCAATCTGGGTATCTATTTGACCGACCGTCTTGACTGGAGAGGATTGATAGTCAACGCGGGATTGCGTTTCGACTACTTCGATTATAAAGCGAAGCAGACGAAGAACGTCACTTACCCGCTCGATCCCACCAACGCTGGCGATCTCCTCGGTTCGGTAATCGATCCTACGGACCTTAAGGATAGCGAGAAGTTCACGCGTGTATCCCCTCGTCTCGGTGTTTCCTTCCCGGTCAGCGACATCACGCAGCTGCACGTCAACTACGGTCAGTTCTATCAGCGGCCCGACCTGGTCAGGCTGTTCGTCGGATATGACTTCTTTGGTGCCCGCATTGGCGCCGGTTCATACTACGCCCAGCCGAACCCGAACCTTAAGCCGGAGAAAATCATCCAGTACGAAGTTGGTATTACGCACCAGCTGGGTGAGTTCACGGCTTTTGACCTTACCGCATATTACAAGGACGTACAGGACCTGGTTCAGATTTTCCACCAGGCGCCTGCTTTTCCGTTCGCTTATGACTATTACGGCAACACCGACTACGGTACGATCAAGGGTGTTGATTTCAGCGTCAATATGCGCCGCACGCGCAATATTGCCATGCAGTTGAAATATTCGCTGAGCTACGCAAGCGGCACCGGCTCCTACGCCAATTCAACGTTCAACATCGCCTGGAAGAACCCGGGTGGCACGCCGAAGTCGACTAATCCGCTGGACTACGACCAGCGCCACAGCATCATTGCCATGTTCGACCTGCGCTCAATGAAGGGCGAAGGCCCGCTTGTCGGTAACATCCGTCCGCTCGAGAACTTCGGTCTCAATATAGTGGCGCAGTTGGCCAGCGGTCTGCCGTACACTCCTATGGAGGTGTATGACGCCGTCAGCCCGAACGCCTCCGTTCAGCAGACGCCGACCGGTGGCATCAACTCGGCCAGAATGCCGTGGACCTTTGTCATCGACCTCAAACTGGAGCGTACCTTCCAGGTAGGCAATTACCAGATTCGTCCTTATATCTGGGTCAAGAACCTGCTCGACAGGGAAAATATCGTGGCTGTCTATGAAGGCACCGGCGAACCCAATACCTCCGGGTATCTCGAATCTCCGGAAGGTGTGGTGCGCGCGTCTGATCCCGAGGATGGCGCCGAATTTGCCTACCGATACGACGCTCTGCAGAACAACCCGAAGAACTGGTCCAATCCGCGGATGGTATTCGCCGGGTTGCGTCTATCGTTCTGA
- the pruA gene encoding L-glutamate gamma-semialdehyde dehydrogenase translates to MGIYRVPPPKNEPILAYAPGSPERAKLVKELAQLKANPLEIPLVINGRDVKTDKKIEITSPHNHSLKLGFYYQGSEAEVKKAVDAAIEAQKSWEHMPWEHRAAIFLKAADLLAGSYRHKMNAATMLAHSKTIFQAEIDCVCELVDFWRFNAYYMQQIYEIQPESAPMIWDRLDHRPLEGFIFAVTPFNFVSINGNLPTAPAMLGNVVVWKPASTAAYTSHILMQILREAGLPDGVINLIFARGAAIGDTVLRNIHLAGIHFTGSTAVFQNMWKTVGENIANYRAYPRIVGETGGKDFIVAHPSADPKALVTAIVRGAFEYQGQKCSAASRCYIPESIWKIIKNDLVAQVKGLKMGDPEDFTNFVSAVIDKSAFESITEFIDFAKGAKDAEIIAGGKYDSSKGYFIEPTVVVTTDPHFRLIEEEIFGPVITLYIYKDDEYAKTLHLCDQTSPYALTGAIFSTDRKAIELAERTLRHAAGNFYINDKPTGAVVGQQPFGGGRASGTNDKAGGIQNMLRWASPRSIKENFVPPHDYRYPFMG, encoded by the coding sequence ATGGGAATTTATCGCGTACCACCACCAAAAAATGAGCCGATCCTTGCTTACGCTCCGGGTTCACCCGAAAGAGCCAAACTCGTCAAGGAACTGGCCCAACTCAAGGCCAATCCGCTGGAAATCCCGCTCGTCATTAATGGCAGAGACGTTAAGACAGACAAGAAAATTGAGATAACATCTCCCCACAACCACAGTCTTAAACTCGGCTTCTATTATCAGGGTAGTGAAGCCGAAGTAAAAAAAGCGGTCGATGCCGCTATAGAGGCTCAGAAATCCTGGGAGCACATGCCCTGGGAACATAGGGCGGCTATCTTCTTGAAAGCGGCAGACTTACTGGCCGGCTCCTATCGCCATAAGATGAATGCCGCCACCATGCTGGCCCATTCCAAAACCATCTTTCAGGCCGAAATTGACTGTGTATGCGAGTTAGTGGACTTCTGGCGCTTCAATGCCTATTACATGCAGCAAATTTATGAGATTCAACCGGAAAGCGCTCCGATGATCTGGGATAGACTGGACCATCGCCCGCTCGAGGGTTTCATTTTCGCCGTGACGCCGTTCAATTTCGTGTCGATCAACGGCAATCTCCCGACCGCTCCGGCGATGCTGGGCAATGTTGTGGTCTGGAAACCGGCTTCAACGGCCGCCTACACCTCGCATATTCTCATGCAGATATTGCGCGAAGCGGGGCTTCCCGATGGCGTCATCAACCTGATTTTCGCCCGCGGCGCGGCAATCGGAGACACCGTTCTTCGTAATATACATCTGGCCGGTATTCACTTTACCGGTTCGACGGCGGTATTTCAGAACATGTGGAAAACGGTCGGCGAAAATATCGCCAACTATCGGGCCTATCCGCGCATTGTCGGTGAAACCGGCGGTAAGGACTTTATTGTCGCGCATCCTTCCGCCGACCCGAAAGCGCTGGTGACGGCGATCGTGCGTGGGGCCTTTGAATATCAGGGGCAGAAATGTTCCGCGGCTTCACGCTGCTATATCCCCGAATCGATCTGGAAGATCATCAAGAATGACCTCGTGGCGCAGGTCAAGGGCCTCAAGATGGGCGATCCGGAAGATTTCACCAACTTTGTCAGTGCCGTTATCGATAAGAGCGCGTTTGAGTCTATCACCGAGTTTATCGATTTCGCCAAAGGAGCCAAAGACGCTGAGATAATCGCCGGTGGCAAGTATGACAGCTCAAAAGGGTATTTCATCGAACCCACCGTCGTGGTGACAACCGATCCTCACTTCAGACTAATCGAGGAAGAAATTTTCGGCCCGGTGATCACTCTGTATATCTACAAAGATGATGAGTACGCCAAGACACTGCATCTGTGCGATCAGACTTCACCGTATGCTTTGACGGGCGCTATTTTCTCCACCGATCGCAAGGCGATCGAATTGGCCGAGAGAACGCTTCGTCACGCGGCCGGCAATTTCTATATCAATGACAAACCGACCGGCGCTGTAGTCGGCCAGCAGCCGTTCGGCGGTGGTCGGGCATCGGGCACGAACGACAAGGCGGGCGGTATCCAGAATATGCTTCGCTGGGCCTCGCCGCGGTCGATTAAAGAGAATTTTGTGCCGCCGCACGATTACCGCTACCCATTCATGGGGTAA
- a CDS encoding serine/threonine-protein kinase — protein MEIRQILHYNLFEKIGEGISGEVYRAWDNDQQKPAAVKILRRTPASQHLTDRLSTARALIHQEHPNIGRIYHVVEKGDLTAVVMEHVTGQSLADIISCEDKTDYNILDIFAQAARGLKEIHAMKLLHGNLKPSNIMVSSEGIVKLIDAGLSLFEDYQLNPEFEAPAEAYHYLSPEQVLNQDITVKSDLFSLGGIFYRCVAGELPFDGVDANDICRSILDYQPNFTALRSRGTSGDKILLLEKLLAKEPEDRLTSSSELEITLREMRSFHDDYQKLQALMKPPPSSRRYVSIAVLVALLLIFWYVVTSGRH, from the coding sequence ATGGAAATACGTCAGATTCTCCACTACAATCTTTTCGAAAAAATCGGCGAGGGAATCAGCGGCGAGGTTTATCGGGCCTGGGATAATGACCAGCAAAAACCGGCAGCCGTAAAAATCCTCAGGAGAACGCCCGCCTCGCAGCATCTGACCGACCGCCTTTCGACGGCGAGGGCGCTGATTCACCAGGAACACCCGAATATCGGCCGGATATATCACGTGGTCGAGAAAGGCGACCTGACAGCTGTTGTCATGGAGCATGTGACAGGTCAGAGTCTGGCCGACATTATCAGCTGCGAGGACAAAACCGACTACAACATACTCGACATATTCGCCCAGGCGGCTCGGGGTCTCAAGGAAATTCACGCCATGAAACTTCTTCACGGCAATCTGAAACCGAGCAACATAATGGTCAGTTCGGAAGGGATCGTCAAGCTTATCGACGCCGGACTGTCATTGTTTGAAGATTATCAGCTCAACCCGGAGTTCGAGGCTCCAGCCGAGGCATACCATTATCTTTCACCCGAACAGGTCCTCAACCAGGACATCACTGTCAAATCCGACCTTTTCTCGCTCGGGGGAATTTTCTATCGCTGCGTTGCCGGAGAATTGCCCTTTGACGGTGTTGACGCTAACGATATCTGCCGATCCATTCTCGATTACCAGCCCAATTTCACGGCGCTTCGAAGCCGGGGAACCTCCGGAGACAAGATATTACTTCTGGAGAAACTTCTGGCAAAAGAACCCGAAGACCGCCTGACCAGCTCAAGTGAGCTCGAGATAACGCTAAGGGAAATGCGGTCGTTTCACGATGATTACCAGAAGCTTCAGGCTCTTATGAAGCCGCCGCCCAGTTCGCGCCGCTATGTTTCCATAGCCGTTTTGGTCGCTTTGCTTCTAATATTCTGGTACGTGGTGACTTCGGGCCGCCACTGA
- the lon gene encoding endopeptidase La codes for MKLRHNSEEIEIKSSLPLIPLRDVVVFPHMIYPLLIGRNFTINALQQALNDDKQVLLVAQRQADVDSPELADLYRVGIVARVLQVMKMPNGTFKVLVEGLVRAKIEHMKKQAGYFQTEIEAIPPDERPADRETEALSRSAIERFSEYVKLNKRIPEEVLVSLSAIGSYHQKADSIAAHILHRMETKQQILETYTVKEQFQLLGEILKEEIEIQKIEHKIDGSVRDSMSRSQREFYLQQQLKAIKDELGQFDEPPAEVDDLYAKLESYDYPAPVKAKAEDEIKKLSKMHPYSAESGVVRAYLDWLLDLPWNHPTKDQTNFKKVKAILDGDHFGLQKPKSRILEHLAVIRLAGKVRGPILCLVGPPGVGKTSVGRSIARALGRNFVRMSLGGVHDEAEIRGHRRTYIGALPGRIIQSIKKSGSSNPVFLLDEIDKIGKDFRGDPASALLEVLDPEQNNTFTDNYLEVEYDLSDTLFVTTANTVVTVPPALRDRMEIIRLPGYLDFEKVAIAKDFLLPKLIEELGLEKVAIEIKEPALLDIINSYTREAGVRELERQLSAMLRKIAVDIASGRKIRKVSLTKARVRKLLGVPKYLDTNVKANPTIGYAVGLAWTELGGDVLPVEVVLMNGKAKLTLTGSLGDVMQESAVAALSYIRRNANTFGLKANFFENLEVHVHIPEGAVPKDGPSAGITLLTALLSSLTGIPVRTDIAMTGEITLIGDVLPVGGLNEKLLAAKRLGITEIILPEKNRKDITEMQKELLDGLKLHFVRRVRDVLNLAMLDTPFVKARADRRMDFGIRL; via the coding sequence ATGAAATTAAGGCATAATTCAGAAGAAATCGAAATCAAGTCCAGTCTTCCGCTGATACCGCTGCGTGACGTAGTCGTATTTCCCCACATGATATACCCGCTTCTGATTGGACGCAATTTCACAATCAATGCCCTTCAGCAGGCATTAAACGATGACAAACAGGTCCTGCTGGTGGCCCAGAGACAGGCCGATGTCGACAGCCCGGAACTTGCCGATCTTTACCGGGTCGGTATTGTCGCAAGAGTGCTGCAGGTTATGAAGATGCCGAACGGCACTTTCAAGGTTCTGGTCGAGGGTCTGGTGAGGGCGAAAATAGAGCACATGAAAAAACAGGCGGGCTATTTCCAGACCGAGATAGAAGCCATCCCCCCCGACGAAAGGCCCGCCGATCGAGAAACCGAAGCGTTATCCCGCTCGGCCATTGAGCGGTTCTCCGAATATGTCAAACTGAACAAACGCATCCCCGAAGAGGTCCTGGTTTCGCTCTCGGCGATAGGCAGTTATCACCAGAAGGCCGACAGCATTGCCGCTCATATCCTTCATCGCATGGAAACCAAGCAGCAGATCCTGGAGACATACACGGTCAAAGAGCAGTTTCAACTCCTCGGCGAGATTCTTAAGGAAGAAATAGAAATCCAGAAGATAGAGCACAAAATCGACGGTTCGGTACGCGATTCAATGTCACGCAGCCAGCGCGAGTTCTATCTGCAACAGCAGCTGAAAGCTATCAAAGATGAACTGGGGCAGTTCGATGAGCCGCCGGCCGAAGTCGACGACCTCTATGCCAAGCTGGAGAGCTACGATTATCCTGCACCCGTTAAGGCAAAAGCCGAGGATGAAATCAAGAAGCTGTCTAAAATGCACCCCTATTCGGCGGAATCAGGCGTGGTGCGCGCATATCTCGATTGGCTGCTTGATCTGCCGTGGAACCATCCCACCAAAGATCAGACCAACTTCAAGAAAGTAAAGGCGATTCTCGACGGTGACCATTTCGGATTGCAGAAACCCAAGAGCAGGATACTGGAGCACCTGGCCGTCATAAGATTGGCCGGTAAAGTCAGAGGCCCCATACTCTGCCTGGTGGGTCCTCCCGGCGTCGGCAAAACATCGGTCGGGCGTTCCATAGCGAGGGCGCTCGGACGGAATTTCGTGCGTATGTCGCTGGGCGGCGTGCACGACGAAGCAGAGATACGCGGACATCGCCGCACCTATATCGGAGCGCTTCCCGGAAGAATAATTCAGTCGATCAAAAAATCGGGATCGTCCAATCCGGTCTTTCTGCTCGACGAAATCGACAAAATCGGCAAAGATTTTCGCGGAGACCCGGCTTCGGCGCTGCTGGAAGTGCTCGATCCGGAACAGAATAACACCTTTACCGACAACTACCTCGAAGTCGAGTATGATTTGTCCGACACCCTGTTTGTCACGACCGCCAACACCGTAGTCACGGTCCCGCCGGCGCTGAGAGACAGAATGGAAATTATCCGGCTGCCCGGTTACCTGGATTTCGAGAAGGTCGCCATCGCAAAAGATTTCCTGCTTCCCAAATTGATCGAGGAGCTCGGTCTGGAGAAAGTCGCTATTGAGATCAAGGAGCCGGCCCTGCTTGATATAATCAACAGCTACACGCGTGAAGCGGGCGTACGCGAGCTGGAACGTCAGTTGAGCGCCATGCTCCGTAAGATAGCCGTAGATATAGCATCAGGGAGAAAAATCCGTAAGGTTTCGCTGACCAAAGCCAGGGTCCGCAAACTGCTCGGTGTACCCAAATACCTGGATACCAACGTCAAGGCCAACCCCACTATCGGCTATGCCGTCGGACTGGCATGGACGGAACTCGGCGGCGATGTCTTGCCGGTCGAGGTTGTCTTGATGAACGGCAAAGCCAAACTGACCCTGACCGGTTCGCTCGGCGATGTAATGCAGGAATCCGCCGTAGCCGCGTTGTCCTATATCCGAAGAAACGCAAATACGTTCGGTCTCAAGGCGAATTTCTTCGAGAACCTCGAGGTTCATGTTCACATTCCCGAAGGCGCGGTTCCAAAGGATGGCCCCTCGGCAGGCATTACGCTTCTCACCGCCCTGCTGTCGTCGTTAACCGGCATTCCGGTTCGAACCGATATAGCCATGACGGGCGAGATCACCCTTATCGGCGATGTTCTTCCCGTTGGTGGTCTGAACGAAAAACTTCTGGCGGCCAAACGCCTCGGCATCACTGAGATAATACTGCCCGAAAAGAACCGCAAGGATATCACCGAGATGCAAAAGGAGCTTCTCGATGGTCTCAAGCTCCATTTCGTACGGCGGGTACGCGATGTCTTGAATCTGGCCATGCTCGACACTCCATTCGTCAAAGCAAGGGCCGACCGCCGCATGGATTTTGGAATTCGCCTGTAG
- the yihA gene encoding ribosome biogenesis GTP-binding protein YihA/YsxC: MNCRFVGSFYKYDQTPRDKRPQVAFAGRSNVGKSSLLNKLTGQRKLAKVSNTPGKTRSLNFFLVNDRFYFVDLPGYGYARVSKTERAGWAKLLEEYLEKSENLRGIVILMDSRREPTDLDLQLFDWLSRRQLPGIVVVTKADKLNRDRINRRVRQVESDFGLTAIPFSTITGVGKNELQSAIMELLG; encoded by the coding sequence ATGAATTGCCGATTTGTGGGCTCTTTCTACAAGTATGACCAGACTCCCCGCGATAAGCGGCCCCAGGTAGCATTTGCCGGACGATCAAACGTCGGTAAATCCTCTCTCTTGAACAAGCTCACGGGTCAGCGAAAACTGGCCAAGGTCTCCAACACACCCGGTAAAACCCGATCGCTCAATTTCTTTCTCGTCAACGACAGATTCTATTTCGTGGATCTTCCCGGTTACGGCTACGCCCGAGTCTCCAAAACAGAGCGGGCCGGGTGGGCAAAACTGCTCGAAGAATATTTGGAGAAAAGTGAAAATTTACGCGGCATTGTGATTCTCATGGATAGTCGCCGTGAACCCACCGACCTTGACCTGCAGCTTTTCGACTGGTTGTCCCGAAGACAACTTCCGGGAATAGTCGTCGTTACCAAGGCGGACAAATTGAACCGCGACAGAATAAACCGCCGGGTCAGGCAGGTCGAGAGCGATTTCGGCTTGACAGCGATACCATTCTCCACTATAACCGGAGTTGGAAAAAACGAACTTCAAAGCGCCATTATGGAATTACTTGGATAA